In the genome of Microbacterium endophyticum, one region contains:
- a CDS encoding cysteine desulfurase family protein, whose product MSVYLDHAATSPLRPEARDAWLAAVEVTGNASSIHGSGQSARRLLEESREMLAGVLHCDPVEVLFTSGGTESINLAIKGLWWERKQGGSILLPDGEHHATMDAANWLMTHDRAEVRAVSLDGVGRISLAEFAGRLPGASLATALVANNEVGTVNDVSSLSELSAEAGVPLHLDAVAAFGHIPISFNSIRADAGSGVGLVALSVSAHKVGGPVGVGALVAARSAELSPLQHGGGQQRGLRAGTQDIAGAAAFAAAAVAAEAERDSERARLLTLTHRVVRGVQSVVPDAVLLGDATERIPGNANFLFPRAHGETLLFLLDQAGISVSTGSACQAGVAEPSHVVRAIGRSETDARSVLRISLGRTTTPADVDELLAALPIAHERAAASRSRADARS is encoded by the coding sequence GTGTCGGTTTATCTTGACCACGCCGCGACGAGCCCGCTGCGACCCGAAGCACGCGATGCCTGGCTCGCGGCGGTTGAGGTCACGGGCAACGCTTCTTCTATTCACGGCAGTGGCCAATCGGCGCGTCGTCTCCTGGAAGAGTCGCGCGAAATGCTCGCGGGTGTTCTGCACTGCGATCCCGTCGAAGTACTCTTCACTTCGGGGGGTACCGAGTCGATTAACCTCGCGATCAAAGGTCTCTGGTGGGAGCGAAAGCAGGGCGGATCGATACTCCTTCCTGACGGCGAGCATCATGCGACCATGGACGCCGCGAACTGGCTGATGACCCACGACCGTGCTGAGGTGCGCGCAGTGTCGCTCGATGGGGTGGGACGCATATCTCTCGCGGAGTTCGCGGGGCGGTTGCCGGGCGCCTCGCTGGCTACAGCGCTTGTGGCGAACAATGAGGTGGGCACGGTGAATGACGTGTCGTCGCTTTCGGAGCTTTCCGCCGAAGCTGGTGTTCCGCTGCACCTCGATGCCGTTGCAGCTTTCGGGCACATCCCGATCTCTTTCAACTCGATCCGCGCTGACGCTGGATCGGGAGTGGGGCTCGTGGCGTTGAGCGTGTCAGCGCATAAAGTCGGCGGCCCCGTCGGCGTGGGAGCGCTCGTCGCTGCGCGCAGCGCAGAGTTGTCACCGCTCCAGCATGGCGGGGGCCAGCAGCGCGGTTTGCGTGCCGGCACTCAAGACATCGCGGGTGCTGCGGCATTCGCCGCTGCGGCGGTCGCGGCAGAAGCGGAGCGGGATAGCGAGCGTGCGCGGTTGCTAACTCTCACACATCGCGTGGTGCGTGGCGTTCAGTCGGTGGTACCCGATGCGGTACTGCTCGGGGATGCGACCGAACGTATACCGGGTAACGCGAACTTTCTGTTTCCGCGTGCGCATGGCGAGACGCTGCTGTTCTTGCTCGATCAAGCTGGAATTTCGGTTTCCACAGGATCTGCTTGCCAAGCGGGGGTGGCGGAACCGTCTCATGTGGTGCGTGCAATAGGGCGCTCGGAAACGGATGCGCGCTCGGTGCTACGAATCTCGCTGGGGCGAACGACAACGCCAGCAGACGTCGACGAGTTGCTCGCGGCACTCCCGATAGCGCATGAGCGTGCTGCGGCATCCCGCTCCCGTGCTGACGCACGCTCGTAG
- the mnmA gene encoding tRNA 2-thiouridine(34) synthase MnmA, which translates to MRVLAAMSGGVDSAVAAARAVDEGHDVVGVHLALSRAGGTLRAGSRGCCTIEDAMDARRASDLLGIPFYVWDFSERFRDDVIEDFVSEYQAGRTPNPCMRCNEKIKFAALLERAIELGFDAVCTGHYAKLVDEGRGLELHRASDAAKDQSYVLGVLTAEQLRYTYFPLGSTPSKAIVRAEAQERGLTVANKPDSHDICFIPDGDTRGWLADRVGAEAGEVLDRNGDVVGTHEGAHAFTVGQRRGLKLGVPASDGKPRFVLEVRPVSNTVVVGPKEALATAEISGARFSWAGRAPAESEFRCHVQIRAHSEPVPALAQWQDGTVTVTPDMPFDGVAPGQTAVLYDGTRVVGQFTVAKTVSAVPVNA; encoded by the coding sequence ATGCGTGTTCTTGCAGCGATGAGTGGTGGTGTTGATTCCGCCGTGGCGGCGGCCCGGGCAGTCGACGAAGGTCACGACGTCGTAGGCGTGCATCTTGCGCTCTCGCGCGCGGGCGGCACCCTTCGTGCCGGCAGTCGCGGGTGCTGCACGATCGAGGATGCGATGGACGCTCGTCGGGCATCGGACCTCCTGGGGATCCCGTTCTATGTTTGGGACTTCTCCGAAAGATTCCGTGACGACGTTATTGAAGATTTCGTGTCGGAATACCAGGCCGGACGTACGCCGAACCCCTGCATGCGCTGCAACGAGAAGATCAAGTTCGCAGCTCTCTTGGAGCGTGCGATCGAACTCGGTTTTGACGCCGTCTGCACCGGGCATTACGCGAAATTGGTCGACGAAGGTCGAGGCCTCGAGCTGCATCGAGCATCGGATGCCGCGAAAGATCAGTCTTATGTTCTCGGTGTATTGACTGCGGAGCAACTGCGGTACACCTACTTCCCACTCGGGTCGACGCCTTCGAAAGCCATCGTGCGCGCTGAAGCGCAAGAGCGAGGACTTACTGTCGCAAATAAGCCCGACAGCCACGACATTTGCTTCATCCCAGATGGGGACACCCGCGGGTGGCTCGCTGATCGAGTGGGCGCGGAGGCGGGCGAGGTGCTCGACCGCAACGGAGACGTTGTCGGAACCCACGAGGGAGCGCACGCTTTCACCGTGGGGCAGCGTCGAGGATTGAAGCTCGGCGTTCCGGCATCCGATGGGAAGCCGCGTTTTGTTCTCGAAGTGAGACCCGTATCGAACACAGTTGTCGTGGGGCCGAAAGAGGCGCTCGCGACGGCTGAGATTTCAGGAGCTCGTTTCTCTTGGGCTGGGCGTGCACCTGCGGAGTCGGAGTTTCGCTGTCACGTGCAGATTCGTGCGCACTCAGAGCCTGTTCCTGCGCTCGCTCAGTGGCAGGACGGCACCGTGACGGTAACCCCCGACATGCCGTTCGATGGCGTCGCCCCGGGACAGACCGCTGTGCTCTATGACGGTACGCGGGTCGTCGGGCAGTTCACGGTAGCCAAAACGGTTTCGGCGGTCCCTGTCAACGCCTGA
- the glgX gene encoding glycogen debranching protein GlgX, which yields MRTPEPSEPSPHSGLLDPIFDNLGITVHPDGATLRVWSASASSIELVIFDDTDLDWALDTLQLVAREGGVWEITTPALRPGVRYAVRANGEHGPGNTFNPQTLLVEPYSKGLVSAGYEDWRSVVIAGEFDWGGVQKPAIPLDRTVIYETHVKGISKRHPDVPPSLHGTYAGLAHPAMIQHYLKLGVTSIQLLPVHQFASEPRLLQLGLTNYWGYNSVNFFTPHSAYATQAARSEGPEAVLREFKGMVKLLHEAGLEVILDVVYNHTAEEGIGGPRSSFRGIDNRNYYRQQDDGTYIDVTGCGNAVNTATDAAARLVLDSLRYWAQDVQIDGFRFDLAATLGRDAAHTFTPEHPLLRAIIDDPQLAGVKKIAEPWDVGMGGWQTGNFGDGWLEWNDRYRDRVRNFWLSDVDYARRAANAPVGIGGFATRLAGSSNTFSVERGPLASVNFVTAHDGFTLRDLVSYDVKHNMGNGEENRDGANTNRSFNHGAEGPTSDEGILATRRKAMRNLLGTLLLSAGVPMITAGDEFGRTQRGNNNAYCHDSALTWMSWQNAPWQENLFAHVQRLLTVRAENPALRPVHFARLGELTPSASVMEWFDESGQTMSGERWTNPAHRTLQYMASSTPEAEEFNRILLIVHGNETTIDVTLPHVESVERFTSLWSSADEVPLVPGDSYEPGCTLSLPPTSMHLFQAL from the coding sequence ATGCGCACACCGGAGCCCTCCGAGCCATCTCCTCACAGCGGCCTTCTCGACCCCATTTTCGATAACCTCGGCATCACTGTGCACCCCGATGGAGCAACGCTGCGCGTGTGGTCTGCGTCTGCATCCAGCATCGAGCTCGTCATTTTCGATGACACGGACCTCGACTGGGCGCTCGACACGTTGCAGTTGGTCGCGCGCGAGGGTGGCGTGTGGGAGATCACCACCCCCGCGCTTCGCCCCGGAGTGCGATACGCGGTGCGCGCAAATGGCGAGCACGGTCCCGGGAATACTTTCAACCCGCAAACCCTCCTCGTTGAGCCGTACTCAAAGGGACTCGTCAGCGCGGGTTACGAAGATTGGCGCTCGGTCGTCATAGCGGGCGAGTTCGACTGGGGCGGCGTTCAGAAGCCAGCAATTCCGCTGGATCGAACGGTCATCTACGAAACACATGTCAAAGGAATCTCGAAGCGGCATCCCGATGTTCCGCCGTCGCTGCACGGAACGTACGCGGGGCTCGCACATCCCGCGATGATCCAGCACTACCTGAAGCTCGGGGTGACAAGCATTCAGCTCCTCCCTGTGCATCAGTTCGCGTCCGAACCTCGGCTTTTGCAGCTCGGACTCACGAACTACTGGGGGTACAACTCCGTCAACTTCTTCACCCCTCACAGTGCCTACGCGACCCAAGCGGCCCGAAGCGAAGGCCCTGAAGCTGTGCTGCGAGAGTTCAAAGGGATGGTAAAGCTTCTCCACGAAGCGGGGCTCGAAGTCATCCTCGACGTGGTCTACAACCACACCGCCGAAGAAGGCATCGGCGGTCCACGAAGCAGCTTCCGCGGCATCGACAACCGCAATTACTACCGACAACAAGACGACGGCACGTACATCGATGTCACAGGATGCGGAAATGCTGTCAACACAGCAACGGATGCCGCAGCTCGACTGGTGCTCGACTCTCTTCGCTACTGGGCACAAGACGTACAGATTGATGGATTTCGTTTCGATCTTGCGGCGACTCTCGGTCGCGACGCCGCCCACACGTTCACTCCGGAGCATCCGCTGCTGCGAGCGATCATCGACGATCCGCAACTCGCGGGCGTCAAGAAGATTGCTGAGCCGTGGGACGTGGGAATGGGCGGGTGGCAGACCGGGAACTTCGGAGACGGCTGGCTCGAATGGAATGACAGATACCGCGACCGAGTCCGGAACTTCTGGCTGAGCGATGTCGACTACGCACGTCGCGCAGCGAACGCTCCCGTCGGAATCGGTGGCTTCGCTACCCGGCTCGCCGGATCGTCCAACACCTTCAGTGTCGAGCGTGGACCGTTGGCAAGCGTCAATTTCGTGACAGCACACGACGGTTTCACGCTGCGGGATCTCGTCTCCTATGACGTCAAGCACAACATGGGCAACGGAGAAGAGAACCGCGACGGTGCTAACACCAATCGGTCCTTCAACCACGGTGCTGAGGGCCCCACGTCAGACGAAGGGATCCTCGCGACACGCCGGAAAGCAATGCGGAACCTTCTCGGCACGCTGCTGCTTTCAGCCGGGGTGCCCATGATCACCGCGGGCGACGAATTCGGCCGCACGCAGCGCGGTAACAACAACGCGTACTGCCACGATTCAGCTCTCACGTGGATGTCATGGCAAAACGCCCCGTGGCAAGAGAACCTCTTCGCTCACGTGCAACGGCTGCTCACGGTACGCGCAGAAAATCCTGCGCTTCGCCCCGTTCATTTCGCGAGGCTCGGCGAACTCACACCGTCAGCATCCGTCATGGAGTGGTTCGACGAAAGCGGCCAAACCATGTCAGGAGAGCGCTGGACCAATCCGGCGCACCGCACGCTGCAGTACATGGCCTCATCGACACCAGAAGCTGAGGAATTCAACCGCATACTGCTGATCGTCCACGGTAATGAGACCACGATCGATGTCACACTCCCCCATGTCGAAAGCGTAGAGAGATTCACTTCTTTGTGGTCGAGCGCCGACGAGGTCCCACTCGTACCGGGTGATAGTTATGAGCCGGGATGCACACTCAGCTTGCCTCCGACTTCGATGCATCTATTCCAGGCCCTTTAG